In Lodderomyces elongisporus chromosome 2, complete sequence, the following proteins share a genomic window:
- the BOS1 gene encoding protein transport protein bos1 produces the protein MNSIYNHGVKQTQTITRDLTSFEKNLSTSPLSLQGAITTSITAFKKTIREYSDLIDKNTTDAAYTKHESRVRKFNEDLENFVSKFDSLKKQRDIAVQETNKQELLGRRHISAPPHQTSTPSENPYDPTQQQQQQEQVMSQREGLYNENQALARGSEQLDRILEMGQQAFEDIVEQNETLRKLQTKFEESLVTLGVSRGTIRSVEKRAKQDKWLFWFCVVAMLVIFYYIIKFFR, from the coding sequence ATGAATTCGATATACAATCATGGTGTAaagcaaacacaaacaattacaCGGGACTTAAcatcatttgaaaaaaatttgtctACATCACCATTGTCGCTTCAAGGTGCCATCACGACTTCTATCACGGcgtttaaaaaaacaatcagGGAATACTCTGATCTCATTGATAAGAACACTACCGACGCAGCATACACCAAACACGAAAGCAGAGTACGAAAATTCAATGAGGATTTagaaaattttgtttccaaGTTTGATAGTTTAAAGAAGCAAAGGGATATTGCAGTTCAAGAGACAAACAAGCAAGAACTATTAGGAAGAAGACACATACTGGCACCACCACATCAGACATCCACACCGAGTGAAAACCCGTATGACCCAactcaacaacagcagcagcaggaGCAAGTGATGCTGCAGCGGGAGGGCCTCTACAATGAGAACCAAGCGTTGGCCCGTGGGTCAGAGCAGCTAGATCGGATCTTAGAAATGGGTCAACAGGCATTTGAAGATATCGTGGAACAAAACGAAACATTAAGAAAGTTACAGACCAAGTTTGAGGAAAGTTTGGTTACTTTAGGAGTCAGCCGAGGCACGATTAGAAGTGTCGAGAAAAGAGCAAAGCAGGATAAGTGGctcttttggttttgtgtAGTCGCGATGTTGGTTATTTTTTACTACATTATTAAATTCTTTCGGTGA
- the FMP32 gene encoding Protein fmp32, mitochondrial, whose protein sequence is MYNHTCPVFAGLTFTRHLSSITKFDTRKFVQTLQEKGGFDAKQAEAAVVVVNGAINDGIYSITNNLVTKETLSSIAYQQKVDFAKLKGELQTMDKSEFTTLKKDQEKLRTDLTNLKNRLKEEITKNQASVRLDLNLEKGRIREESSQNELKIEDTFSRIDEEIANMQMQIKSVKTQVLQWLMGVSTGTLAVLLAFGRFMM, encoded by the coding sequence ATGTACAACCATACTTGCCCAGTGTTTGCTGGTCTCACTTTTACACGACATTTGTCATCCATTACCAAATTCGATACAAGAAAGTTTGTTCAAACGTTACAGGAGAAAGGAGGCTTTGACGCAAAACAAGCAGAAGCTGCTGTTGTAGTAGTAAACGGTGCTATAAATGATGGTATCTATTCCAtcacaaacaatttggtTACTAAAGAAACACTTTCGTCCATTGCGTACCAGCAGAAAGTTGACTTTGCCAAGCTTAAAGGTGAACTACAAACGATGGATAAAAGCGAATTTACAACATTGAAGAAGGACCAGGAAAAACTTCGAACTgatttgacaaatttgaaaaacagGTTGAAGGAAGAGATTACAAAAAATCAAGCCAGTGTGAGATTGGACTTGAATTTGGAGAAAGGAAGAATCCGTGAAGAAAGTTCACAgaatgaattgaaaatcGAAGATACATTTAGTAGAATTGATGAGGAAATTGCCAATATGCAAATGCAGATCAAATCAGTCAAGACCCAGGTTTTGCAATGGTTAATGGGTGTAAGTACTGGTACTTTGGCAGTGTTATTAGCGTTTGGTAGGTTCATGATGTAA
- the PMM1 gene encoding Phosphomannomutase 1 (BUSCO:EOG09263YFH) translates to MSFSSKEDPSTLVLFDVDGTLTPARLTISEEMKQKLEKLRSKVVIGFVGGSDLSKQVEQLGPNVLNDFDYCFSENGLTAYKLGKQLASQSFINWLGEDKYNKLVKFILRYLSDIDIPIRRGTFIEFRNGMINVSPVGRNASTQERNDFEAFDKIHHIREKLVDALRENFKDFGLTYSIGGQISFDVFPTGWDKTYCLQHVESEGFKNIHFFGDKSYKGGNDYEIYEDPRTIGHAVNSPADTIKILNELFKLN, encoded by the coding sequence ATGTCATTTTCAAGCAAAGAAGATCCATCCACTTTAGTCCTTTTCGATGTTGACGGTACTTTAACCCCAGCTAGACTCACAATCTCCGAGgagatgaaacaaaaacttgaGAAGTTGCGTTCGAAAGTCGTTATTGGGTTTGTTGGTGGTTCAGATCTTTCCAAGCAGGTTGAACAGTTGGGTCCTAATGTGTTGAATGACTTTGACTACTGTTTCAGTGAAAATGGATTGACTGCTTACAAATTGGGTAAGCAATTGGCTTCTCAATCATTTATCAACTGGCTCGGCGAAGACAAGTACAACAAGTTGGTGAAATTTATTTTGCGTTATTTGTCAGACATTGACATTCCAATCAGAAGAGGTACTTTTATCGAATTTAGAAACGGTATGATCAATGTATCCCCTGTCGGTAGAAATGCTTCAACTCAAGAAAGAAACGATTTCGAAGCTTTTGACAAAATCCATCATATCAGAGAGAAATTGGTTGATGCATTGAGAGAAAACTTTAAGGACTTTGGCTTGACTTACTCTATTGGTGGTCAAATCTCCTTTGATGTCTTCCCAACTGGTTGGGACAAGACCTACTGTTTGCAACACGTTGAAAGCGAAGGTTTCAAAAACATTCACTTTTTTGGTGACAAGTCATACAAGGGTGGTAATGATTACGAAATCTACGAAGACCCAAGAACCATTGGTCACGCCGTTAACTCACCTGCAGACACCATCAAGATCTTGAACGAgcttttcaaattgaattag